The following coding sequences are from one Loxodonta africana isolate mLoxAfr1 chromosome 18, mLoxAfr1.hap2, whole genome shotgun sequence window:
- the GCGR gene encoding glucagon receptor isoform X5, whose amino-acid sequence MASWTETWARPRVGAPRYRILGKGARSDEDHLSLWLQMAQQGAGPGPPHQTWHWGPGDAPAPQCSRSSCGGFWCPQRSGHSQEDPFVQTCTPARCGGQLPRGMPPAQPSHPHLFLLLLLLAHQPQAPAAQVMDFLFEKWKLYGDQCHYNLSLLPPPTELVCNRTFDKYSCWPDTPPNTTANISCPWYLPWYHKVQHRLVFKKCGPDGQWVRGPQGQPWRNASQCQMDKDELEVQKEVVKIYSSFQMLYTVGYCLSLGALLLALAVLLGLSQLHCTRNYIHMNLFTSFVLKASSVLVMDALLQTRYSQKIGDDLSVSIWLSNGAVAGCRVAAVFMQYGIVANYCWLLVEGVYLHSLLGLAAFPERSFFTLYLGIGWGAPMLFVIPWAVVKCLYENIQCWTSNDNMGFWWILRFPVFLAILINFFIFVHTIHVLMAKLRARQMRYTDYKFRACWWLFSTVFSTRRCSRSCCDAGTAGASARPYRSSARGAATQPHLPTGPPVRSCCW is encoded by the exons ATGGCAAGCTGGACGGAGACTTGGGCGAGGCCACGGGTGGGGGCACCCAGATACCGTATCCTTGGAAAGGGGGCAAGGAGTGATGAAGACCACCTGAGCCTGTGGCTGCAGATGGCACAGCAGGGAGCTGGCCCAGGGCCACCTCATCAGACATGGCACTGGGGACCAGGAGATGCCCCTGCCCCTCAGTGCTCCAG GTCCTCCTGTGGTGGCTTTTGGTGTCCCCAGAGGAGTGGGCACTCCCAGGAGGACCCCTTTGTCCAGACGTGTACCCCAGCCAGATGTGGAGGGCAGCTGCCAAGAGGCATGCCCCCCGCCCAGccatcccacccccacctcttcctcctgctgctgctgctggcccaCCAG CCACAGGCCCCCGCTGCTCAGGTGATGGACTTCCTGTTTGAGAAGTGGAAGCTCTATGGAGACCAGTGTCACTATAATCTGAGCCTGCTGCCACCCCCCACCG AGCTGGTCTGCAACCGAACCTTTGACAAGTACTCCTGCTGGCCAGACACCCCTCCCAACACCACAGCCAACATTTCCTGCCCCTGGTACCTGCCCTGGTACCACAAAG TGCAGCACCGCCTCGTCTTCAAGAAGTGTGGGCCTGATGGGCAGTGGGTGCGGGGGCCCCAGGGACAGCCATGGCGCAATGCATCCCAGTGCCAGATGGACAAGGACGAGCTGGAGGTCCAG AAGGAGGTGGTCAAGATATACAGCAGCTTCCAGATGCTGTACACCGTGGGGTACTGCCTGTCCCTGGGGGCGCTGCTTCTCGCCCTGGCGGTCCTGCTGGGCCTCAG CCAGCTGCACTGCACCCGAAACTACATTCACATGAACCTGTTCACCTCCTTCGTGCTCAAGGCCAGCTCCGTACTGGTCATGGACGCGCTGCTGCAGACACGCTACAGCCAGAAGATTGGTGACGACCTCAGTGTGAGCATCTGGCTCAGCAACGGG GCGGTGGCCGGCTGCCGTGTGGCAGCCGTGTTCATGCAGTACGGCATCGTGGCCAACTACTGCTGGCTGCTGGTGGAGGGTGTGTACCTGCACAGCCTGCTGGGCCTGGCCGCCTTCCCTGAGAGGAGCTTCTTCACCCTCTACCTGGGCATCGGCTGGG GTGCCCCGATGCTCTTTGTCATCCCCTGGGCCGTGGTCAAGTGTCTGTATGAGAACATCCA GTGCTGGACTAGCAATGACAACATGGGCTTCTGGTGGATCCTGCGGTTCCCTGTCTTCCTGGCCATCCTG atcaacttcttcatctttgtgcACACCATCCATGTCCTTATGGCCAAGCTGCGTGCCCGCCAGATGCGCTACACTGACTACAAGTTTCG GGCCTGTTGGTGGCTGTTCTCTACTGTTTTCTCAACAAGGAG GTGCAGTCGGAGCTGCTGCGACGCTGGCACCGCTGGCGCATCGGCAAGACCCTACAGGAGCAGCGCCAGAGGGGCAGCCACTCAGCCCCACCTGCCCACAGGCCCCCCAGTGAGAAGCTGCTGCTGGTGA
- the GCGR gene encoding glucagon receptor isoform X7, whose translation MPPAQPSHPHLFLLLLLLAHQPQAPAAQVMDFLFEKWKLYGDQCHYNLSLLPPPTELVCNRTFDKYSCWPDTPPNTTANISCPWYLPWYHKVQHRLVFKKCGPDGQWVRGPQGQPWRNASQCQMDKDELEVQKEVVKIYSSFQMLYTVGYCLSLGALLLALAVLLGLSQLHCTRNYIHMNLFTSFVLKASSVLVMDALLQTRYSQKIGDDLSVSIWLSNGAVAGCRVAAVFMQYGIVANYCWLLVEGVYLHSLLGLAAFPERSFFTLYLGIGWGAPMLFVIPWAVVKCLYENIQCWTSNDNMGFWWILRFPVFLAILINFFIFVHTIHVLMAKLRARQMRYTDYKFRLAKSTLTLIPLLGVHEVVFAFVTDEHAQGTLRFVKLFFDLFLSSFQGLLVAVLYCFLNKEVQSELLRRWHRWRIGKTLQEQRQRGSHSAPPAHRPPSEKLLLVRSNGRDGAGPDPSSETPSAHSLPGLAERPF comes from the exons ATGCCCCCCGCCCAGccatcccacccccacctcttcctcctgctgctgctgctggcccaCCAG CCACAGGCCCCCGCTGCTCAGGTGATGGACTTCCTGTTTGAGAAGTGGAAGCTCTATGGAGACCAGTGTCACTATAATCTGAGCCTGCTGCCACCCCCCACCG AGCTGGTCTGCAACCGAACCTTTGACAAGTACTCCTGCTGGCCAGACACCCCTCCCAACACCACAGCCAACATTTCCTGCCCCTGGTACCTGCCCTGGTACCACAAAG TGCAGCACCGCCTCGTCTTCAAGAAGTGTGGGCCTGATGGGCAGTGGGTGCGGGGGCCCCAGGGACAGCCATGGCGCAATGCATCCCAGTGCCAGATGGACAAGGACGAGCTGGAGGTCCAG AAGGAGGTGGTCAAGATATACAGCAGCTTCCAGATGCTGTACACCGTGGGGTACTGCCTGTCCCTGGGGGCGCTGCTTCTCGCCCTGGCGGTCCTGCTGGGCCTCAG CCAGCTGCACTGCACCCGAAACTACATTCACATGAACCTGTTCACCTCCTTCGTGCTCAAGGCCAGCTCCGTACTGGTCATGGACGCGCTGCTGCAGACACGCTACAGCCAGAAGATTGGTGACGACCTCAGTGTGAGCATCTGGCTCAGCAACGGG GCGGTGGCCGGCTGCCGTGTGGCAGCCGTGTTCATGCAGTACGGCATCGTGGCCAACTACTGCTGGCTGCTGGTGGAGGGTGTGTACCTGCACAGCCTGCTGGGCCTGGCCGCCTTCCCTGAGAGGAGCTTCTTCACCCTCTACCTGGGCATCGGCTGGG GTGCCCCGATGCTCTTTGTCATCCCCTGGGCCGTGGTCAAGTGTCTGTATGAGAACATCCA GTGCTGGACTAGCAATGACAACATGGGCTTCTGGTGGATCCTGCGGTTCCCTGTCTTCCTGGCCATCCTG atcaacttcttcatctttgtgcACACCATCCATGTCCTTATGGCCAAGCTGCGTGCCCGCCAGATGCGCTACACTGACTACAAGTTTCG GCTGGCCAAGTCTACGCTGACCCTCATTCCCCTGCTGGGTGTCCACGAAGTGGTGTTTGCCTTCGTGACCGACGAGCACGCCCAGGGCACCCTGCGCTTCGTCAAGCTCTTCTTTGACCTCTTCCTCAGCTCCTTCCAG GGCCTGTTGGTGGCTGTTCTCTACTGTTTTCTCAACAAGGAG GTGCAGTCGGAGCTGCTGCGACGCTGGCACCGCTGGCGCATCGGCAAGACCCTACAGGAGCAGCGCCAGAGGGGCAGCCACTCAGCCCCACCTGCCCACAGGCCCCCCAGTGAGAAGCTGCTGCTGGTGAGGAGCAACGGCAGGGACGGAGCCGGCCCAGACCCCTCCTCAGAGACCCCCTCGGCCCACAGCCTCCCTGGGCTGGCTGAGAGACCCTTCTGA
- the GCGR gene encoding glucagon receptor isoform X4 — MASWTETWARPRVGAPRYRILGKGARSDEDHLSLWLQMAQQGAGPGPPHQTWHWGPGDAPAPQCSRSSCGGFWCPQRSGHSQEDPFVQTCTPARCGGQLPRGMPPAQPSHPHLFLLLLLLAHQPQAPAAQVMDFLFEKWKLYGDQCHYNLSLLPPPTELVCNRTFDKYSCWPDTPPNTTANISCPWYLPWYHKVQHRLVFKKCGPDGQWVRGPQGQPWRNASQCQMDKDELEVQKEVVKIYSSFQMLYTVGYCLSLGALLLALAVLLGLSQLHCTRNYIHMNLFTSFVLKASSVLVMDALLQTRYSQKIGDDLSVSIWLSNGAVAGCRVAAVFMQYGIVANYCWLLVEGVYLHSLLGLAAFPERSFFTLYLGIGWGAPMLFVIPWAVVKCLYENIQCWTSNDNMGFWWILRFPVFLAILINFFIFVHTIHVLMAKLRARQMRYTDYKFRLAKSTLTLIPLLGVHEVVFAFVTDEHAQGTLRFVKLFFDLFLSSFQGLLVAVLYCFLNKEAPQ, encoded by the exons ATGGCAAGCTGGACGGAGACTTGGGCGAGGCCACGGGTGGGGGCACCCAGATACCGTATCCTTGGAAAGGGGGCAAGGAGTGATGAAGACCACCTGAGCCTGTGGCTGCAGATGGCACAGCAGGGAGCTGGCCCAGGGCCACCTCATCAGACATGGCACTGGGGACCAGGAGATGCCCCTGCCCCTCAGTGCTCCAG GTCCTCCTGTGGTGGCTTTTGGTGTCCCCAGAGGAGTGGGCACTCCCAGGAGGACCCCTTTGTCCAGACGTGTACCCCAGCCAGATGTGGAGGGCAGCTGCCAAGAGGCATGCCCCCCGCCCAGccatcccacccccacctcttcctcctgctgctgctgctggcccaCCAG CCACAGGCCCCCGCTGCTCAGGTGATGGACTTCCTGTTTGAGAAGTGGAAGCTCTATGGAGACCAGTGTCACTATAATCTGAGCCTGCTGCCACCCCCCACCG AGCTGGTCTGCAACCGAACCTTTGACAAGTACTCCTGCTGGCCAGACACCCCTCCCAACACCACAGCCAACATTTCCTGCCCCTGGTACCTGCCCTGGTACCACAAAG TGCAGCACCGCCTCGTCTTCAAGAAGTGTGGGCCTGATGGGCAGTGGGTGCGGGGGCCCCAGGGACAGCCATGGCGCAATGCATCCCAGTGCCAGATGGACAAGGACGAGCTGGAGGTCCAG AAGGAGGTGGTCAAGATATACAGCAGCTTCCAGATGCTGTACACCGTGGGGTACTGCCTGTCCCTGGGGGCGCTGCTTCTCGCCCTGGCGGTCCTGCTGGGCCTCAG CCAGCTGCACTGCACCCGAAACTACATTCACATGAACCTGTTCACCTCCTTCGTGCTCAAGGCCAGCTCCGTACTGGTCATGGACGCGCTGCTGCAGACACGCTACAGCCAGAAGATTGGTGACGACCTCAGTGTGAGCATCTGGCTCAGCAACGGG GCGGTGGCCGGCTGCCGTGTGGCAGCCGTGTTCATGCAGTACGGCATCGTGGCCAACTACTGCTGGCTGCTGGTGGAGGGTGTGTACCTGCACAGCCTGCTGGGCCTGGCCGCCTTCCCTGAGAGGAGCTTCTTCACCCTCTACCTGGGCATCGGCTGGG GTGCCCCGATGCTCTTTGTCATCCCCTGGGCCGTGGTCAAGTGTCTGTATGAGAACATCCA GTGCTGGACTAGCAATGACAACATGGGCTTCTGGTGGATCCTGCGGTTCCCTGTCTTCCTGGCCATCCTG atcaacttcttcatctttgtgcACACCATCCATGTCCTTATGGCCAAGCTGCGTGCCCGCCAGATGCGCTACACTGACTACAAGTTTCG GCTGGCCAAGTCTACGCTGACCCTCATTCCCCTGCTGGGTGTCCACGAAGTGGTGTTTGCCTTCGTGACCGACGAGCACGCCCAGGGCACCCTGCGCTTCGTCAAGCTCTTCTTTGACCTCTTCCTCAGCTCCTTCCAG GGCCTGTTGGTGGCTGTTCTCTACTGTTTTCTCAACAAGGAG GCCCCCCAGTGA
- the GCGR gene encoding glucagon receptor isoform X1 codes for MASWTETWARPRVGAPRYRILGKGARSDEDHLSLWLQMAQQGAGPGPPHQTWHWGPGDAPAPQCSRSSCGGFWCPQRSGHSQEDPFVQTCTPARCGGQLPRGMPPAQPSHPHLFLLLLLLAHQPQAPAAQVMDFLFEKWKLYGDQCHYNLSLLPPPTELVCNRTFDKYSCWPDTPPNTTANISCPWYLPWYHKVQHRLVFKKCGPDGQWVRGPQGQPWRNASQCQMDKDELEVQKEVVKIYSSFQMLYTVGYCLSLGALLLALAVLLGLSQLHCTRNYIHMNLFTSFVLKASSVLVMDALLQTRYSQKIGDDLSVSIWLSNGAVAGCRVAAVFMQYGIVANYCWLLVEGVYLHSLLGLAAFPERSFFTLYLGIGWGAPMLFVIPWAVVKCLYENIQCWTSNDNMGFWWILRFPVFLAILINFFIFVHTIHVLMAKLRARQMRYTDYKFRLAKSTLTLIPLLGVHEVVFAFVTDEHAQGTLRFVKLFFDLFLSSFQGLLVAVLYCFLNKEVQSELLRRWHRWRIGKTLQEQRQRGSHSAPPAHRPPSEKLLLVRSNGRDGAGPDPSSETPSAHSLPGLAERPF; via the exons ATGGCAAGCTGGACGGAGACTTGGGCGAGGCCACGGGTGGGGGCACCCAGATACCGTATCCTTGGAAAGGGGGCAAGGAGTGATGAAGACCACCTGAGCCTGTGGCTGCAGATGGCACAGCAGGGAGCTGGCCCAGGGCCACCTCATCAGACATGGCACTGGGGACCAGGAGATGCCCCTGCCCCTCAGTGCTCCAG GTCCTCCTGTGGTGGCTTTTGGTGTCCCCAGAGGAGTGGGCACTCCCAGGAGGACCCCTTTGTCCAGACGTGTACCCCAGCCAGATGTGGAGGGCAGCTGCCAAGAGGCATGCCCCCCGCCCAGccatcccacccccacctcttcctcctgctgctgctgctggcccaCCAG CCACAGGCCCCCGCTGCTCAGGTGATGGACTTCCTGTTTGAGAAGTGGAAGCTCTATGGAGACCAGTGTCACTATAATCTGAGCCTGCTGCCACCCCCCACCG AGCTGGTCTGCAACCGAACCTTTGACAAGTACTCCTGCTGGCCAGACACCCCTCCCAACACCACAGCCAACATTTCCTGCCCCTGGTACCTGCCCTGGTACCACAAAG TGCAGCACCGCCTCGTCTTCAAGAAGTGTGGGCCTGATGGGCAGTGGGTGCGGGGGCCCCAGGGACAGCCATGGCGCAATGCATCCCAGTGCCAGATGGACAAGGACGAGCTGGAGGTCCAG AAGGAGGTGGTCAAGATATACAGCAGCTTCCAGATGCTGTACACCGTGGGGTACTGCCTGTCCCTGGGGGCGCTGCTTCTCGCCCTGGCGGTCCTGCTGGGCCTCAG CCAGCTGCACTGCACCCGAAACTACATTCACATGAACCTGTTCACCTCCTTCGTGCTCAAGGCCAGCTCCGTACTGGTCATGGACGCGCTGCTGCAGACACGCTACAGCCAGAAGATTGGTGACGACCTCAGTGTGAGCATCTGGCTCAGCAACGGG GCGGTGGCCGGCTGCCGTGTGGCAGCCGTGTTCATGCAGTACGGCATCGTGGCCAACTACTGCTGGCTGCTGGTGGAGGGTGTGTACCTGCACAGCCTGCTGGGCCTGGCCGCCTTCCCTGAGAGGAGCTTCTTCACCCTCTACCTGGGCATCGGCTGGG GTGCCCCGATGCTCTTTGTCATCCCCTGGGCCGTGGTCAAGTGTCTGTATGAGAACATCCA GTGCTGGACTAGCAATGACAACATGGGCTTCTGGTGGATCCTGCGGTTCCCTGTCTTCCTGGCCATCCTG atcaacttcttcatctttgtgcACACCATCCATGTCCTTATGGCCAAGCTGCGTGCCCGCCAGATGCGCTACACTGACTACAAGTTTCG GCTGGCCAAGTCTACGCTGACCCTCATTCCCCTGCTGGGTGTCCACGAAGTGGTGTTTGCCTTCGTGACCGACGAGCACGCCCAGGGCACCCTGCGCTTCGTCAAGCTCTTCTTTGACCTCTTCCTCAGCTCCTTCCAG GGCCTGTTGGTGGCTGTTCTCTACTGTTTTCTCAACAAGGAG GTGCAGTCGGAGCTGCTGCGACGCTGGCACCGCTGGCGCATCGGCAAGACCCTACAGGAGCAGCGCCAGAGGGGCAGCCACTCAGCCCCACCTGCCCACAGGCCCCCCAGTGAGAAGCTGCTGCTGGTGAGGAGCAACGGCAGGGACGGAGCCGGCCCAGACCCCTCCTCAGAGACCCCCTCGGCCCACAGCCTCCCTGGGCTGGCTGAGAGACCCTTCTGA
- the GCGR gene encoding glucagon receptor isoform X6, translated as MASWTETWARPRVGAPRYRILGKGARSDEDHLSLWLQMAQQGAGPGPPHQTWHWGPGDAPAPQCSRSSCGGFWCPQRSGHSQEDPFVQTCTPARCGGQLPRGMPPAQPSHPHLFLLLLLLAHQPQAPAAQVMDFLFEKWKLYGDQCHYNLSLLPPPTELVCNRTFDKYSCWPDTPPNTTANISCPWYLPWYHKVQHRLVFKKCGPDGQWVRGPQGQPWRNASQCQMDKDELEVQKEVVKIYSSFQMLYTVGYCLSLGALLLALAVLLGLSQLHCTRNYIHMNLFTSFVLKASSVLVMDALLQTRYSQKIGDDLSVSIWLSNGAVAGCRVAAVFMQYGIVANYCWLLVEGVYLHSLLGLAAFPERSFFTLYLGIGWGAPMLFVIPWAVVKCLYENIQCWTSNDNMGFWWILRFPVFLAILINFFIFVHTIHVLMAKLRARQMRYTDYKFRACWWLFSTVFSTRRPPSEKLLLVRSNGRDGAGPDPSSETPSAHSLPGLAERPF; from the exons ATGGCAAGCTGGACGGAGACTTGGGCGAGGCCACGGGTGGGGGCACCCAGATACCGTATCCTTGGAAAGGGGGCAAGGAGTGATGAAGACCACCTGAGCCTGTGGCTGCAGATGGCACAGCAGGGAGCTGGCCCAGGGCCACCTCATCAGACATGGCACTGGGGACCAGGAGATGCCCCTGCCCCTCAGTGCTCCAG GTCCTCCTGTGGTGGCTTTTGGTGTCCCCAGAGGAGTGGGCACTCCCAGGAGGACCCCTTTGTCCAGACGTGTACCCCAGCCAGATGTGGAGGGCAGCTGCCAAGAGGCATGCCCCCCGCCCAGccatcccacccccacctcttcctcctgctgctgctgctggcccaCCAG CCACAGGCCCCCGCTGCTCAGGTGATGGACTTCCTGTTTGAGAAGTGGAAGCTCTATGGAGACCAGTGTCACTATAATCTGAGCCTGCTGCCACCCCCCACCG AGCTGGTCTGCAACCGAACCTTTGACAAGTACTCCTGCTGGCCAGACACCCCTCCCAACACCACAGCCAACATTTCCTGCCCCTGGTACCTGCCCTGGTACCACAAAG TGCAGCACCGCCTCGTCTTCAAGAAGTGTGGGCCTGATGGGCAGTGGGTGCGGGGGCCCCAGGGACAGCCATGGCGCAATGCATCCCAGTGCCAGATGGACAAGGACGAGCTGGAGGTCCAG AAGGAGGTGGTCAAGATATACAGCAGCTTCCAGATGCTGTACACCGTGGGGTACTGCCTGTCCCTGGGGGCGCTGCTTCTCGCCCTGGCGGTCCTGCTGGGCCTCAG CCAGCTGCACTGCACCCGAAACTACATTCACATGAACCTGTTCACCTCCTTCGTGCTCAAGGCCAGCTCCGTACTGGTCATGGACGCGCTGCTGCAGACACGCTACAGCCAGAAGATTGGTGACGACCTCAGTGTGAGCATCTGGCTCAGCAACGGG GCGGTGGCCGGCTGCCGTGTGGCAGCCGTGTTCATGCAGTACGGCATCGTGGCCAACTACTGCTGGCTGCTGGTGGAGGGTGTGTACCTGCACAGCCTGCTGGGCCTGGCCGCCTTCCCTGAGAGGAGCTTCTTCACCCTCTACCTGGGCATCGGCTGGG GTGCCCCGATGCTCTTTGTCATCCCCTGGGCCGTGGTCAAGTGTCTGTATGAGAACATCCA GTGCTGGACTAGCAATGACAACATGGGCTTCTGGTGGATCCTGCGGTTCCCTGTCTTCCTGGCCATCCTG atcaacttcttcatctttgtgcACACCATCCATGTCCTTATGGCCAAGCTGCGTGCCCGCCAGATGCGCTACACTGACTACAAGTTTCG GGCCTGTTGGTGGCTGTTCTCTACTGTTTTCTCAACAAGGAG GCCCCCCAGTGAGAAGCTGCTGCTGGTGAGGAGCAACGGCAGGGACGGAGCCGGCCCAGACCCCTCCTCAGAGACCCCCTCGGCCCACAGCCTCCCTGGGCTGGCTGAGAGACCCTTCTGA
- the GCGR gene encoding glucagon receptor isoform X2, with the protein MASWTETWARPRVGAPRYRILGKGARSDEDHLSLWLQMAQQGAGPGPPHQTWHWGPGDAPAPQCSRSSCGGFWCPQRSGHSQEDPFVQTCTPARCGGQLPRGMPPAQPSHPHLFLLLLLLAHQPQAPAAQVMDFLFEKWKLYGDQCHYNLSLLPPPTELVCNRTFDKYSCWPDTPPNTTANISCPWYLPWYHKVQHRLVFKKCGPDGQWVRGPQGQPWRNASQCQMDKDELEVQKEVVKIYSSFQMLYTVGYCLSLGALLLALAVLLGLSQLHCTRNYIHMNLFTSFVLKASSVLVMDALLQTRYSQKIGDDLSVSIWLSNGAVAGCRVAAVFMQYGIVANYCWLLVEGVYLHSLLGLAAFPERSFFTLYLGIGWGAPMLFVIPWAVVKCLYENIQCWTSNDNMGFWWILRFPVFLAILINFFIFVHTIHVLMAKLRARQMRYTDYKFRACWWLFSTVFSTRRAECLHRSSRPHTAGDHGVGLAATSTDTGTKVQSELLRRWHRWRIGKTLQEQRQRGSHSAPPAHRPPSEKLLLVRSNGRDGAGPDPSSETPSAHSLPGLAERPF; encoded by the exons ATGGCAAGCTGGACGGAGACTTGGGCGAGGCCACGGGTGGGGGCACCCAGATACCGTATCCTTGGAAAGGGGGCAAGGAGTGATGAAGACCACCTGAGCCTGTGGCTGCAGATGGCACAGCAGGGAGCTGGCCCAGGGCCACCTCATCAGACATGGCACTGGGGACCAGGAGATGCCCCTGCCCCTCAGTGCTCCAG GTCCTCCTGTGGTGGCTTTTGGTGTCCCCAGAGGAGTGGGCACTCCCAGGAGGACCCCTTTGTCCAGACGTGTACCCCAGCCAGATGTGGAGGGCAGCTGCCAAGAGGCATGCCCCCCGCCCAGccatcccacccccacctcttcctcctgctgctgctgctggcccaCCAG CCACAGGCCCCCGCTGCTCAGGTGATGGACTTCCTGTTTGAGAAGTGGAAGCTCTATGGAGACCAGTGTCACTATAATCTGAGCCTGCTGCCACCCCCCACCG AGCTGGTCTGCAACCGAACCTTTGACAAGTACTCCTGCTGGCCAGACACCCCTCCCAACACCACAGCCAACATTTCCTGCCCCTGGTACCTGCCCTGGTACCACAAAG TGCAGCACCGCCTCGTCTTCAAGAAGTGTGGGCCTGATGGGCAGTGGGTGCGGGGGCCCCAGGGACAGCCATGGCGCAATGCATCCCAGTGCCAGATGGACAAGGACGAGCTGGAGGTCCAG AAGGAGGTGGTCAAGATATACAGCAGCTTCCAGATGCTGTACACCGTGGGGTACTGCCTGTCCCTGGGGGCGCTGCTTCTCGCCCTGGCGGTCCTGCTGGGCCTCAG CCAGCTGCACTGCACCCGAAACTACATTCACATGAACCTGTTCACCTCCTTCGTGCTCAAGGCCAGCTCCGTACTGGTCATGGACGCGCTGCTGCAGACACGCTACAGCCAGAAGATTGGTGACGACCTCAGTGTGAGCATCTGGCTCAGCAACGGG GCGGTGGCCGGCTGCCGTGTGGCAGCCGTGTTCATGCAGTACGGCATCGTGGCCAACTACTGCTGGCTGCTGGTGGAGGGTGTGTACCTGCACAGCCTGCTGGGCCTGGCCGCCTTCCCTGAGAGGAGCTTCTTCACCCTCTACCTGGGCATCGGCTGGG GTGCCCCGATGCTCTTTGTCATCCCCTGGGCCGTGGTCAAGTGTCTGTATGAGAACATCCA GTGCTGGACTAGCAATGACAACATGGGCTTCTGGTGGATCCTGCGGTTCCCTGTCTTCCTGGCCATCCTG atcaacttcttcatctttgtgcACACCATCCATGTCCTTATGGCCAAGCTGCGTGCCCGCCAGATGCGCTACACTGACTACAAGTTTCG GGCCTGTTGGTGGCTGTTCTCTACTGTTTTCTCAACAAGGAG AGCCGAGTGCCTGCACAGGTCCTCCAGGCCCCACACAGCAGGGGACCATGGTGTGGGCCTGGCGGCAACAAGCACTGACACAGGGACCAAG GTGCAGTCGGAGCTGCTGCGACGCTGGCACCGCTGGCGCATCGGCAAGACCCTACAGGAGCAGCGCCAGAGGGGCAGCCACTCAGCCCCACCTGCCCACAGGCCCCCCAGTGAGAAGCTGCTGCTGGTGAGGAGCAACGGCAGGGACGGAGCCGGCCCAGACCCCTCCTCAGAGACCCCCTCGGCCCACAGCCTCCCTGGGCTGGCTGAGAGACCCTTCTGA